The Mycobacterium paragordonae genome includes a region encoding these proteins:
- a CDS encoding Hsp70 family protein, whose protein sequence is MSEPLGLSIGVANLVAARSGSVPVSRTPVVTLFENRPSEVGLPEENPNLTEPGLVLRGFVERVGDPAPLVAADGTKYLGQALTIEALEAMARTVGYGRPITVAVPAYWSENQVAALRQELFAQPDLAAQGGTPTLISDATAALAAVNARPGFPRQGVVALCDFGAGGTSVTLADAGSGFQQIGSTVRYSEFSGDDLDQLILNHVLASSPSADSSDVSSTATSMGSVTRMLGACRTAKEQLSAATVATIATGTGGADHRLTRSEFEELVAPPLDRFLGSIPEVLQRNGVGQLAAVAIVGGGAAIPLISTRMSQRLQVQVFTTAQPLFAAAIGAATLGDAQVASAGAATGIGPAVGLPTAMIGAAVGPETLASPTAPVNTEAFPDSARQETDRALAWSEDSGTGMEPVPYTGPADYTGPVEPPPGPAAPDTRQDRYAAEPEVPLWYRRPAILLSLAGAAAAIIIAIVLAFTLRPTNAKPVVTTSQPPPFTTVVTGPDNSPTETVITPPPVTVTTTPSTTTNPPSTSDTTSSTSTTTSTTTTTTTQPTTTTTQPTTTQPTTTQQTTTQAPPTTTQKPPTTTAAPVTPTTAAAPTTAAPAPAPGG, encoded by the coding sequence ATGAGTGAGCCGCTCGGGTTGTCGATCGGAGTGGCCAACCTGGTGGCTGCCCGCTCCGGTAGCGTCCCGGTCTCCCGCACACCGGTCGTGACGTTGTTCGAGAACCGTCCATCGGAGGTGGGGCTGCCCGAGGAGAACCCGAATCTGACCGAACCCGGCCTGGTGTTACGCGGGTTCGTGGAACGGGTCGGTGACCCGGCGCCGCTGGTGGCGGCCGACGGGACGAAGTACCTGGGGCAGGCGTTGACCATCGAAGCTCTGGAAGCGATGGCGCGCACTGTGGGCTACGGCCGCCCGATCACGGTCGCCGTCCCGGCGTATTGGTCAGAAAACCAGGTCGCCGCATTGCGCCAGGAGCTGTTCGCCCAGCCCGACCTCGCGGCCCAAGGTGGCACGCCGACGTTGATCTCCGACGCCACGGCGGCGCTGGCCGCGGTCAATGCCCGACCCGGCTTCCCCCGGCAGGGTGTCGTCGCGCTGTGTGACTTCGGGGCCGGCGGCACGAGCGTCACGCTGGCCGACGCCGGATCCGGCTTCCAGCAGATCGGCAGCACGGTCCGCTACAGCGAGTTCTCCGGTGACGACCTCGACCAGCTGATCCTGAATCACGTGCTGGCCTCCTCCCCCAGCGCCGACAGCAGCGATGTATCCAGCACCGCCACGTCCATGGGTTCGGTGACACGCATGCTCGGCGCCTGCCGCACTGCCAAGGAGCAACTGTCCGCGGCTACGGTGGCCACCATCGCCACCGGCACCGGCGGTGCTGATCACCGATTGACCCGCAGCGAATTCGAAGAACTCGTCGCGCCGCCACTGGACAGGTTCCTTGGTTCTATCCCAGAAGTGTTGCAGCGCAACGGGGTTGGACAGCTGGCGGCGGTGGCGATCGTCGGCGGCGGCGCCGCCATCCCGCTGATCTCCACCCGGATGTCGCAACGCCTGCAGGTCCAGGTCTTCACGACGGCGCAACCGCTGTTCGCCGCCGCGATCGGTGCCGCCACGCTTGGCGACGCGCAAGTGGCGTCGGCCGGCGCGGCCACCGGGATCGGACCCGCCGTAGGACTGCCGACAGCCATGATCGGCGCCGCCGTCGGTCCTGAGACGTTGGCATCCCCGACGGCGCCGGTCAACACCGAAGCATTCCCCGACAGTGCCCGTCAGGAGACCGACCGTGCGCTGGCGTGGTCCGAAGACAGCGGCACTGGCATGGAACCGGTCCCCTACACCGGACCCGCCGACTACACCGGCCCGGTCGAGCCTCCGCCCGGCCCGGCGGCTCCCGACACCCGGCAGGACCGCTACGCGGCCGAGCCCGAGGTCCCGCTGTGGTACCGGCGTCCAGCCATTCTGCTCAGCCTCGCCGGCGCCGCCGCGGCCATCATCATCGCCATAGTGCTGGCCTTTACCCTGCGGCCGACCAACGCCAAGCCGGTGGTGACCACCTCGCAGCCGCCGCCGTTCACCACCGTCGTGACCGGGCCGGACAACAGCCCGACCGAGACGGTCATCACCCCGCCGCCCGTCACCGTGACCACCACGCCCTCTACCACCACCAACCCGCCCAGCACCTCGGACACCACGTCGAGCACATCCACCACCACGTCGACGACGACAACCACGACCACCCAGCCCACCACCACGACCACGCAGCCGACGACCACCCAACCGACCACCACCCAGCAGACCACCACCCAGGCACCACCGACCACCACGCAGAAGCCGCCAACCACGACGGCGGCGCCGGTCACACCCACCACCGCGGCGGCACCCACCACCGCGGCGCCTGCCCCCGCGCCAGGCGGCTAG
- a CDS encoding oligopeptide transporter substrate-binding protein has translation MTRYDPPEYGANDPTAYGNYGYGPGGGGYPQPTGGAYPPEPEPERTPGWRKPLALVGWGVLIAVLIALIIYGIVLLARGRPSPATVTTTVTTVAPATTTTTTTAPSTTTTTTTTTTTTTTTTTATTTTTTSPSEPTTTTPTTTTASPTTTPANSPAPGLIPRLPSQITLPAIPTVINLPPGL, from the coding sequence GTGACGAGGTACGACCCGCCCGAATACGGCGCCAACGACCCGACCGCCTACGGCAACTACGGCTACGGGCCCGGCGGGGGCGGGTACCCGCAGCCGACCGGCGGCGCCTACCCGCCCGAACCGGAGCCCGAACGCACGCCCGGCTGGCGCAAACCCCTCGCCCTGGTGGGCTGGGGCGTGCTGATCGCGGTTCTGATCGCGCTGATCATCTACGGCATTGTGCTGCTGGCGCGTGGCCGACCGAGCCCGGCCACGGTCACCACGACCGTGACCACGGTGGCGCCCGCGACTACGACCACGACCACCACGGCTCCGAGCACGACGACAACAACTACAACGACGACCACCACCACAACTACGACGACGACCGCCACCACTACGACCACGACCAGCCCGAGCGAACCCACCACGACGACGCCGACCACTACGACCGCATCGCCGACCACCACGCCCGCCAATTCCCCGGCTCCCGGACTGATTCCCAGACTGCCGTCGCAGATCACGTTGCCGGCCATACCCACCGTCATCAATCTGCCGCCAGGACTGTGA
- a CDS encoding alpha/beta hydrolase: MESNDSRPPVLLIHGAFGRPALLKPWIDFFGQVGFDCVAPTLPGRDPSDDAVLRGTGIGELFDAVLQVYDGLATPPVVIGHSMGGLLAQKLAAARDPRAVVLLASVPPGILWPQLKPLPHLAPLMPAILAGRPILPSPRTMRNVPLCTLPSTEQDALIPRLVRDSGKVYRQMLIGAPVTRVNASDVTCPVLCVSAGEDRNVAASAARQIAKRYGAQHQVHPGLPHWIIAESALNEVAPPVLEWLSQTLASGG, translated from the coding sequence ATGGAGTCGAACGACTCACGCCCGCCAGTTCTGTTGATTCACGGCGCATTCGGGCGTCCGGCACTGCTCAAGCCGTGGATAGACTTCTTCGGCCAGGTCGGATTCGATTGCGTGGCACCAACATTGCCCGGTCGCGATCCATCGGACGACGCGGTGCTACGCGGCACCGGTATCGGTGAGCTTTTCGACGCCGTCCTGCAGGTCTATGACGGTCTTGCCACACCGCCGGTCGTCATTGGCCACAGCATGGGCGGATTACTTGCCCAGAAGCTGGCGGCAGCGCGGGATCCGCGCGCTGTGGTGCTCCTGGCGTCGGTGCCCCCCGGCATCCTGTGGCCCCAGCTGAAACCGCTTCCGCACCTGGCGCCGCTGATGCCCGCCATCCTGGCGGGCCGACCGATCCTCCCGTCGCCGCGAACGATGCGGAATGTGCCGCTGTGCACTCTGCCCTCCACCGAACAGGACGCGTTGATACCGCGGCTGGTTCGCGATTCCGGGAAGGTGTACCGCCAGATGCTCATCGGTGCGCCCGTCACGCGGGTCAACGCTTCGGATGTGACGTGCCCGGTGCTGTGCGTCAGCGCAGGCGAGGACCGAAATGTCGCGGCGTCGGCCGCACGGCAGATCGCCAAACGGTATGGCGCGCAGCATCAGGTGCATCCCGGCCTTCCGCACTGGATCATCGCGGAATCGGCACTCAACGAGGTGGCGCCGCCCGTTCTCGAGTGGCTCTCGCAGACCCTCGCCTCGGGCGGGTGA
- a CDS encoding amino acid permease, with translation MAAPARALDREDAGYHKALKNRQIQMIALGGAIGTGLFLGAGGRLASAGPGLFIVFGICGIFVFLILRALGELVLYRPSSGSFVSYAREFFGEKVAFAAGWMYFLNWAMTGIVDTTAIAQYCRYWKVFQVVPQWTLALIALIVVVSMNLISVKLFGELEFWAALVKVLALVTFLIVGTVFLAGRFKVDGHDTGWSLWSSHGGLLPTGPLSLLLVTSGVVFAYAAIELVGIAAGETAEPEKVMPRAINSVVFRIAVFYIGSTVLLALLLPYTDYKDGESPFVTFFNKLGISWGDDLMNLVVLTAALSSLNAGLYSTGRILRSMAINGSGPKFTAPMSKNGVPFGGILLTAGIGLFGIGLNAVTPKHAFEIVLHIAATGVIVAWATIVACQLRFHRLAKAGDVERPHFRMPLSPWTGWVTLAFLAGVLVLMMFDKVYGRWMLAAMAIGIPALIGGWFVVRGRVRDAAAEADA, from the coding sequence ATGGCAGCGCCCGCGCGCGCGTTGGACCGCGAAGACGCGGGTTACCACAAGGCGCTCAAGAACCGTCAGATTCAGATGATCGCCCTGGGCGGCGCGATCGGAACCGGGCTGTTCCTCGGCGCCGGCGGCCGGCTCGCCTCGGCCGGGCCCGGGCTGTTCATCGTCTTCGGCATCTGCGGCATCTTCGTCTTCCTGATCCTGCGCGCCCTCGGTGAGCTGGTGCTGTACCGCCCGTCGTCGGGCTCGTTCGTGTCGTACGCGCGCGAATTCTTCGGTGAGAAGGTGGCTTTCGCCGCCGGGTGGATGTACTTCCTGAACTGGGCCATGACCGGGATCGTGGATACCACCGCCATCGCGCAGTACTGCCGCTATTGGAAGGTGTTCCAGGTCGTCCCCCAGTGGACGCTGGCGCTCATCGCGCTGATTGTCGTGGTGTCGATGAACCTGATCTCGGTCAAGCTGTTCGGCGAACTGGAGTTCTGGGCCGCCCTGGTCAAGGTGCTGGCGCTGGTGACGTTTCTGATCGTGGGCACCGTGTTTCTGGCGGGACGGTTCAAAGTGGACGGCCACGACACCGGGTGGTCGCTGTGGAGCAGCCACGGCGGCCTGTTGCCGACCGGCCCGCTGTCGCTGCTTCTCGTCACTTCAGGAGTGGTGTTCGCTTACGCCGCAATCGAACTCGTCGGCATCGCGGCCGGGGAAACCGCGGAACCCGAGAAGGTCATGCCACGCGCCATCAATTCGGTGGTGTTCCGGATCGCGGTCTTCTACATCGGCTCGACGGTCCTGCTCGCGCTGTTACTGCCCTACACCGACTACAAGGACGGCGAGAGCCCGTTCGTGACCTTCTTCAACAAGCTCGGTATCTCCTGGGGCGACGACCTGATGAACCTCGTGGTGCTCACCGCAGCGCTGTCGAGCCTGAACGCGGGCCTGTACTCCACCGGGCGCATCCTGCGGTCGATGGCGATCAACGGCAGCGGCCCGAAGTTCACCGCGCCGATGTCCAAGAACGGCGTGCCCTTCGGCGGCATCCTGCTCACCGCGGGAATCGGTCTGTTCGGCATCGGGCTGAATGCCGTCACCCCGAAACACGCCTTCGAGATCGTGCTGCACATCGCCGCAACCGGTGTCATCGTGGCCTGGGCAACGATCGTCGCTTGCCAGTTGCGGTTCCACCGCCTGGCGAAGGCGGGGGATGTGGAGCGCCCGCACTTCCGCATGCCGCTGTCGCCGTGGACGGGCTGGGTCACGCTGGCCTTCCTGGCTGGTGTGCTGGTGTTGATGATGTTCGACAAGGTGTACGGCCGCTGGATGCTGGCCGCGATGGCGATCGGTATCCCGGCGCTCATCGGTGGTTGGTTCGTGGTGCGCGGGCGGGTCCGCGACGCCGCGGCCGAGGCCGACGCGTAA
- a CDS encoding amidohydrolase family protein, which yields MRTIALEEHYATTQFLNGPGGWLKSRPDISEALIDLGDTRIKEMDDAGVDVAVLSLVAPGVEQLDGPAAVRLARRCNDELAAAVQRYPGRLAGFAALPISEPGAAADELERAIANGFVGAVVNGHCRGVYLDDPHFDPVLDRAAALQVPIYLHPTIPPEAVIESCYAGFAEEVAFALATVGWGWHISTGTQVLRLILGGVFDRHPDLQIIIGHMGEALPFMVPRFDATLRPELTGLRRPVSAYLRENLTYTFANFNDAATYANLVANVGVDRVAFSTDHPFGSMSAGRQFLDDLPLTRQERAAISHRNAERLLGL from the coding sequence ATGCGCACCATTGCCCTCGAAGAGCATTACGCCACAACACAATTCCTGAATGGCCCGGGTGGCTGGCTGAAATCCCGGCCGGATATCAGCGAGGCGCTCATCGATCTCGGTGACACCCGCATCAAGGAGATGGACGACGCCGGCGTCGACGTCGCGGTGCTGTCACTGGTCGCACCGGGCGTGGAGCAACTCGACGGTCCGGCGGCTGTGCGACTGGCCCGCAGGTGCAATGACGAACTCGCCGCGGCCGTGCAGCGGTACCCCGGCCGGTTGGCGGGGTTCGCGGCGCTGCCCATCAGCGAGCCCGGCGCGGCGGCCGACGAACTCGAGCGCGCGATCGCCAACGGCTTCGTCGGCGCGGTGGTCAACGGCCACTGCCGGGGCGTCTACCTCGACGACCCGCACTTCGATCCCGTTCTGGACCGGGCCGCTGCCCTGCAGGTTCCGATCTACCTGCACCCGACCATCCCGCCCGAGGCCGTCATCGAATCCTGCTATGCCGGGTTCGCCGAGGAGGTGGCGTTCGCGCTGGCGACCGTGGGCTGGGGCTGGCACATCAGCACCGGCACCCAGGTGCTGCGACTCATCCTCGGCGGCGTGTTCGACCGGCACCCCGACCTGCAGATCATCATCGGACACATGGGTGAGGCCCTGCCGTTCATGGTGCCGCGCTTCGACGCGACCCTGCGCCCGGAACTGACCGGTCTGCGGCGTCCGGTCAGCGCCTACCTGCGGGAGAACCTGACCTACACGTTCGCCAACTTCAACGATGCAGCCACCTACGCAAACCTGGTGGCCAACGTCGGCGTGGACCGGGTGGCCTTCTCCACCGACCACCCCTTCGGATCCATGTCCGCGGGCCGGCAGTTCCTCGACGATCTGCCCCTCACCCGACAGGAGCGGGCCGCCATCAGCCACCGGAACGCGGAGCGACTGCTGGGGCTGTGA
- a CDS encoding aldehyde dehydrogenase family protein — translation MELTRTRWSSRSDEHQFVVENPATGQPVARIQGAGTQQVHEAVQAALAAQQRWKQRPARERGRHLRRVADVIRAHADEIAALESLEMGKPVTQARQFDVATAITIFEYFASVVEVLPSQARDYGPVFDVTTLEPYGVIAGIVPFNWPPIHTAGKTAPALAVGNAIVLKPPEQTPSVVLRMVELINSALPDDLVHAVPGGGAVGAALAAHPLVGKVSFTGSPVTAVSVLRTTADNLTPTLMELGGKNPVLVFDDADLDAALLAAIDGGFFNQGEACTAASRILLHHSIFDQFSAGLCAAVQRLKVGDGADPDTDVGPLVTQAQQRRVLDYLDIGVTEGAHIAAQAPLPDDSRLADGFYVPPTVLTDVTPQMRVATEEIFGPVVALIPFADEAEAVRIANGTQFGLVAGVFTRDTDRALRVSRQIRAGAVFVNNYVRVAVGTGFGGVGHSGFGREHAQETLAEYGYTKTIRLAADTPPRWAAAARVLEA, via the coding sequence GTGGAGCTCACCCGAACCCGCTGGTCATCGCGATCCGACGAGCATCAATTCGTCGTCGAGAATCCTGCCACCGGGCAACCGGTTGCCCGCATCCAAGGCGCGGGAACACAGCAGGTGCACGAGGCTGTCCAGGCAGCCCTTGCTGCTCAGCAGCGCTGGAAGCAGCGTCCGGCCCGCGAACGCGGCCGTCACCTGCGCCGGGTCGCCGACGTCATCCGCGCCCACGCCGACGAGATCGCCGCGCTGGAATCCCTGGAGATGGGCAAACCTGTCACCCAGGCGCGGCAGTTCGACGTCGCGACGGCGATCACGATCTTCGAATACTTCGCCAGCGTGGTCGAGGTGCTGCCCAGCCAGGCCCGCGACTACGGCCCGGTGTTCGACGTGACCACCCTCGAGCCCTACGGCGTGATCGCCGGCATCGTGCCGTTCAACTGGCCGCCCATTCACACCGCCGGCAAGACCGCCCCGGCGCTGGCGGTGGGCAACGCGATCGTGCTCAAGCCGCCGGAGCAGACGCCGTCGGTGGTGCTGCGCATGGTGGAACTGATCAACTCCGCGCTGCCCGATGACCTGGTGCACGCGGTCCCCGGCGGTGGCGCGGTCGGCGCCGCCCTGGCCGCACATCCGTTGGTGGGCAAGGTCTCCTTCACCGGCTCCCCGGTGACGGCGGTCTCCGTGCTGCGCACCACGGCGGACAACCTGACCCCGACGCTGATGGAGCTCGGCGGCAAGAACCCGGTGCTGGTGTTCGACGACGCCGACCTCGATGCGGCCCTGCTCGCCGCGATCGACGGCGGGTTCTTCAACCAGGGCGAGGCATGCACGGCGGCGTCACGAATCTTGCTGCACCACAGCATCTTCGACCAGTTCTCGGCGGGGCTGTGCGCGGCGGTGCAGCGCCTGAAGGTGGGCGACGGCGCCGATCCGGACACCGACGTCGGACCGCTGGTCACCCAGGCTCAGCAGCGACGGGTCCTGGACTATCTGGACATCGGCGTGACCGAGGGGGCCCACATCGCCGCGCAGGCACCGCTGCCCGACGATTCCCGCCTGGCCGACGGCTTCTATGTCCCGCCGACCGTACTCACCGACGTCACCCCGCAGATGCGGGTGGCCACCGAGGAGATCTTCGGCCCCGTCGTCGCGCTCATCCCGTTCGCCGACGAGGCCGAGGCGGTCCGGATCGCCAACGGCACCCAATTCGGTTTGGTGGCCGGGGTTTTCACCCGCGACACCGACCGTGCGCTGCGGGTGAGCCGGCAGATCCGGGCCGGCGCCGTCTTCGTCAACAACTATGTGCGGGTCGCGGTCGGCACCGGTTTCGGCGGTGTGGGGCACAGCGGCTTCGGACGTGAGCACGCACAGGAGACGCTGGCGGAATACGGGTACACCAAAACCATTCGACTGGCTGCCGACACACCTCCCCGGTGGGCCGCGGCAGCCCGGGTCCTGGAGGCTTGA
- a CDS encoding LysR family transcriptional regulator, with protein MELRQLEYFLAVADNLSFTRASKRLHVVQSGVSATIRALERELGAELFIRGPAGVRLTPAGEQLRPHARATLDAASAAKDAVHATRGAVRGTVTVGTLTSINVIDLPTVLAELHARHPEVRVQLRAARAGTTGLERQLRDGDLDIAFLVFPGDVPAGLNGQQVAAVKLHLVVPAEHPLASAASVTLAELAGMSFVDAPPGYGTRIVIDKAFAAAGVERTVTLEVADLGTAAAYIRNGLGIGFLSWTILDDIDDAGLVTVPVTDQELCWRLYVATSATRPTSAAVRALLSLIKEKA; from the coding sequence ATGGAGTTGCGGCAGCTGGAGTACTTCCTCGCTGTTGCGGACAATCTGAGCTTCACCCGGGCGTCCAAGCGACTCCACGTCGTCCAATCCGGCGTCTCGGCCACCATCCGGGCGCTGGAACGCGAACTCGGCGCCGAGCTGTTCATCCGCGGCCCGGCCGGAGTGCGCCTGACGCCGGCCGGCGAGCAGCTGCGACCGCACGCCCGCGCGACCCTTGATGCCGCCTCGGCCGCCAAGGACGCCGTCCACGCCACCCGCGGCGCCGTGCGGGGAACCGTCACCGTCGGCACGCTGACCTCGATCAATGTCATCGACCTGCCCACGGTCCTGGCGGAGCTGCACGCCCGCCATCCCGAGGTGCGGGTACAGCTGCGCGCGGCCCGCGCCGGGACGACCGGGCTGGAAAGACAACTGCGCGACGGCGATCTGGACATCGCCTTCCTCGTCTTCCCCGGTGACGTACCGGCCGGACTCAACGGGCAACAGGTCGCCGCCGTCAAGCTGCACCTGGTGGTGCCGGCCGAGCACCCGCTGGCGTCCGCGGCCTCGGTAACACTGGCCGAGCTGGCCGGCATGTCCTTCGTCGACGCCCCGCCGGGCTACGGCACGAGAATCGTCATCGACAAGGCGTTCGCCGCCGCCGGTGTGGAGCGGACTGTCACCCTCGAGGTCGCCGATCTGGGGACGGCCGCGGCGTACATCCGAAACGGGTTGGGCATCGGGTTTCTGAGCTGGACCATCCTCGACGACATCGATGACGCCGGCCTGGTGACCGTTCCCGTCACCGACCAGGAATTGTGCTGGCGGCTCTACGTCGCGACGTCGGCGACGCGCCCCACCAGCGCGGCGGTGCGCGCGCTGCTGTCGCTGATCAAGGAGAAGGCGTAG
- a CDS encoding DUF4185 domain-containing protein — MRHGEVRNLGPVAGTGASAGVPGIGAVDLGEVVELPDGSYVAVFGDAFGGDKVGTHPHYPSVAVPVHFDDAGRPHFGAPLTGPRGSGNPLFIPPRQARGTNTLPSGSVLVGDRTYMLVVGTRDLRTEGGSWLVEVTDRPAEGWKPVRGSWRPGDYADGGQSQISGYQAADGYVYIVADAFDRSRRVTTYRTEPRTFTDRSSWRPYVRRSDGEAGWGTPRQRATALSANSFGELSFREVDGCAVLAGFNVRTGPDGAVEIWVADRPTEIFSAGPPTVLMQQSDPAGPNFVAQNYGGYILPGSTLASMKIFASQWNTQADGQGVPFGAPYNTQLVLANVSRRRAL, encoded by the coding sequence ATGCGCCATGGCGAGGTGCGCAACCTCGGTCCGGTCGCCGGGACCGGCGCATCCGCCGGCGTACCCGGCATCGGCGCCGTGGACCTCGGGGAGGTCGTCGAATTGCCCGACGGGTCGTACGTGGCCGTTTTCGGCGACGCGTTCGGCGGTGACAAGGTGGGCACCCACCCGCACTACCCGTCGGTCGCGGTGCCGGTGCACTTCGATGACGCCGGCCGCCCCCACTTCGGTGCGCCGCTGACCGGACCCAGAGGCAGCGGCAACCCGCTCTTCATCCCGCCGCGGCAGGCGCGTGGCACGAACACGCTGCCCTCCGGGAGCGTTCTGGTCGGCGACCGGACCTACATGCTGGTGGTGGGTACCAGGGACCTGCGCACCGAGGGCGGTTCATGGCTGGTGGAAGTCACCGACCGTCCGGCCGAGGGCTGGAAGCCGGTCCGAGGTTCGTGGCGTCCCGGCGACTATGCCGACGGCGGGCAATCCCAGATCAGCGGCTACCAGGCAGCGGACGGGTACGTGTACATCGTTGCCGATGCCTTCGACCGCAGCCGGCGCGTGACCACCTACCGGACGGAACCCCGCACCTTCACCGACCGCTCCTCCTGGCGACCCTATGTGCGGCGATCCGACGGCGAAGCCGGCTGGGGCACCCCACGACAACGGGCAACCGCGCTGAGCGCCAACAGCTTTGGAGAGCTCAGCTTCCGGGAGGTCGACGGTTGCGCCGTGCTGGCGGGATTCAATGTGCGCACCGGTCCCGACGGCGCGGTGGAGATCTGGGTCGCGGACAGACCCACCGAAATTTTCAGTGCGGGCCCGCCGACCGTGCTGATGCAGCAGAGCGACCCGGCCGGCCCGAACTTCGTGGCTCAGAACTACGGCGGCTACATCCTGCCGGGATCCACCTTGGCGTCGATGAAAATCTTTGCCAGTCAATGGAATACCCAAGCCGACGGGCAGGGTGTGCCCTTCGGCGCGCCGTACAACACGCAGCTGGTGCTCGCCAACGTCAGCCGTCGGCGCGCGCTCTGA
- a CDS encoding enoyl-CoA hydratase-related protein, with protein MTITLSYDEKIAILDLGNDENRFSPSFLDDINAHLDDIEGSGAQALVTTAAGRFYTNGLDLDWLGAHGEQTQLYVGRVQDLLARVLTLPMPTAAAVVGHAFGAGAMLAVAHDFRVMRADRGFFCFPEADINIPFTPGMAALIQAKLTPQAAVASMTTGRRFGGADAAAIGIVDATAGEGAVTAAAVELLRPLGNKDRGTLGAIKQTMFGNAAHLLRARADG; from the coding sequence GTGACCATCACGCTCAGCTATGACGAAAAGATCGCCATCCTTGACCTCGGGAATGACGAGAACCGTTTCTCGCCAAGCTTTCTCGACGACATCAACGCCCACCTCGACGACATCGAAGGCAGCGGTGCGCAGGCGTTGGTCACCACCGCGGCGGGCCGGTTCTACACCAACGGGCTGGATCTGGACTGGCTCGGCGCGCACGGCGAGCAAACCCAGTTGTACGTGGGCCGGGTGCAGGATCTGCTGGCACGGGTTCTCACGCTGCCGATGCCTACCGCGGCGGCGGTCGTCGGCCACGCATTCGGAGCCGGGGCGATGCTGGCCGTTGCCCATGACTTTCGGGTGATGCGCGCCGACCGCGGGTTCTTCTGCTTCCCCGAGGCGGACATCAACATCCCGTTCACACCGGGCATGGCGGCGCTCATCCAGGCCAAGCTCACCCCGCAGGCGGCGGTCGCCTCCATGACCACCGGGCGACGCTTCGGTGGTGCCGACGCCGCCGCCATCGGGATCGTCGATGCCACCGCGGGCGAAGGAGCGGTGACTGCCGCCGCGGTGGAACTGCTTCGCCCGCTGGGCAATAAGGACCGTGGCACTCTGGGGGCGATCAAACAGACCATGTTCGGCAACGCGGCGCACTTGCTCAGAGCGCGCGCCGACGGCTGA
- a CDS encoding TetR/AcrR family transcriptional regulator, translating into MPRPRVHDPDTVLDAVESLAVTSGPAAVTIRAISSAVGVSNGALYHTFGSRAGLLARAWLRAGRRFLQAQNALVDAALAAPGPEAGIEAVVAAADAPAAFAEQYPNSCRLLLTMARDEVLGSEPADDIATAISDLETQLIGLMIRLARVVWDRKDAAAVDTITICIVDLPTAILLRRDRLHSSVAREQLRAAVRAVLHIEPPIRQPGREPL; encoded by the coding sequence ATGCCGAGGCCCCGCGTGCACGACCCGGACACGGTGCTCGATGCCGTCGAGTCGCTGGCCGTCACGTCCGGCCCGGCCGCGGTGACCATCCGCGCGATCAGTTCGGCCGTCGGCGTCTCCAACGGGGCGCTGTATCACACGTTCGGGTCGAGGGCCGGGCTGCTGGCGCGGGCCTGGCTCAGGGCGGGGCGCCGCTTTCTGCAGGCGCAGAACGCGCTGGTCGACGCGGCCCTCGCAGCCCCGGGCCCAGAAGCCGGCATCGAGGCGGTCGTCGCCGCGGCGGACGCACCGGCGGCGTTCGCCGAGCAATACCCGAACTCGTGCCGCTTGCTGCTCACCATGGCGCGCGACGAGGTGCTCGGCTCCGAGCCTGCGGACGACATCGCCACTGCGATAAGCGATCTCGAGACTCAGCTGATCGGCCTGATGATCCGGCTGGCGCGCGTCGTCTGGGACCGCAAGGACGCCGCGGCGGTGGACACCATCACGATCTGCATCGTCGACCTGCCGACCGCGATCCTGCTGCGTCGCGACCGCCTGCACAGTTCGGTGGCGCGCGAACAGTTGCGCGCCGCGGTACGCGCCGTCCTGCACATCGAGCCTCCGATTCGGCAACCTGGAAGGGAACCCCTGTGA